A stretch of the Oxyura jamaicensis isolate SHBP4307 breed ruddy duck chromosome 4, BPBGC_Ojam_1.0, whole genome shotgun sequence genome encodes the following:
- the CCDC96 gene encoding coiled-coil domain-containing protein 96: MAPGPGPGPGPEEPRPEEPPGPEPGEPRPEEPPGPGPEEPSPEGPGGEEPVPEEPPELEGPGSGGAGPEGPGPEEPSGPSLEEQGPERSGPEEPGHEEPGPRGAEPEEPPGPGPADPGPEEPSGPDPEPARGHPEGPAEPPGPPAPAEPPVPEASGAPPEPLEDEVEEGGGGPAEEQRERAALLAEHRELASERERLRPAGAVLQLRLGELLRLRKGERAAERGGRQAAAYGERLRELRELRELRERAEAACGQRVRARSGRCRESEARAEEQWAAFQHRKKALALRALGRRLGGRAAAVKAVDSVLAKEQAKERAVREVRVENIKVKLEIQSLEAVLKAQGQLSEGQRLADFEYMKKENQKLSEKFDDLCGEILELKKKVSTAVHILSHCREKLQLVEAENQVREAELTDIDILLSQKRDFLTRKKQARDRLRASTLKLQQKRGLVGNEVLLRDFEEKVDTLELLRQQLETLKRHHAALILTRKEIQKKVREANSFLPF, encoded by the exons AtggcgccggggccggggccggggccggggcctgAGGAGCCGCGACCCGAGGAGCCGCCAGGGCCGGAACCCGGAGAGCCGAGACCAGAGgagccgccggggccgggcccggaGGAGCCGAGCCCGGAGGGGCCGGGAGGAGAGGAGCCGGTGCCCGAGGAGCCGCCGGAGCTGGAGGGGCCGGGATCCGGCGGGGCAGGACCGGAGGGGCCGGGACCCGAGGAGCCGTCGGGGCCGAGTCTAGAGGAGCAGGGACCGGAGCGGTCAGGACCCGAGGAGCCGGGACACGAAGAGCCAGGACCCAGGGGGGCAGAACCGGAGGAGCCGCCGGGGCCGGGACCCGCGGACCCAGGACCCGAGGAGCCCTCAGGGCCGGACCCGGAGCCAGCCCGCGGCCATCCCGAGGGGCCGGCGGAGCCCCCGGGTCCCCCTGCACCCGCAGAGCCGCCTGTCCCCGAAGCCAGCGGGGCCCCGCCGGAACCCTTAGAGGATGAGGTGGaggaaggcggcggcggcccggcGGAGGAGCAGCGGGAGCGGGCGGCGCTGCTGGCGGAGCACCGCGAGCTGGCGAGCGAGCGGGAGCGGCTGCGGCCGGCCGGCGCCGTCCTGCAGCTGCGGCTGGGCGAGCTGCTGCGGCTGCGGAAGGGCGAGCGGGCGGCGGAGAGAGGCGGGCGGCAGGCGGCGGCCTACGGCGAGCGGCTGCgggagctgagggagctgcGGGAGCTGCGGGAGCGGGCGGAGGCCGCCTGCGGGCAGCGGGTGAGAGCCCGCAGCGGGAGGTGCCGGGAGAGCGAGGCCCGGGCCGAGGAGCAGTGGGCGGCCTTCCAGCACAGGAAGAAGGCCCTGGCCCTCCGAGCCCTCGGCAGGAGGCTgggcggccgggcggcggccGTGAAGGCGGTGGACAGCGTACTGGCCAAGGAGCAGGCCAAGGAGAGAGCGGTGAGGGAG GTCCGCGTGGAAAACATCAAGGTGAAGCTTGAAATCCAAAGCCTTGAAGCGGTCTTGAAAGCCCAAGGACAGCTGTCAGAAGGCCAGCGTCTTGCAGACTTTGAGTACATGAAGAAGGAGAATCAGAAGCTCAGCGAAAAGTTTGATGACCTCTGTGGAGAAATTCTGGAGCTCAAAAAGAAGGTATCCACGGCAGTGCACATTCTCAGCCATTGCAGGGAGAAATTACAGTTAGTGGAAGCTGAGAACCAGGTCAGAGAAGCCGAACTGACGGACATTGACATTCTCTTGTCACAGAAGAGAGATTTCCTCACCAGAAAGAAACAGGCCAGGGACAGGCTGCGGGCAAGCACCCTGAAATTGCAGCAGAAACGTGGCCTGGTTGGAAATGAGGTACTGCTTCGGGACTTTGAGGAGAAGGTGGACACCCTGGAGTTGTTACGTCAGCAGCTGGAAACACTGAAACGTCACCACGCTGCCCTGATCCTTACACGtaaggaaattcagaaaaaagtCAGGGAAGCCAattcatttttacctttttag
- the TADA2B gene encoding transcriptional adapter 2-beta: protein MAELGKKYCVYCLAEVSSLRFRCTECADIELCPECFAAGAEIGPHRRWHGYQLVDGGRFTLWGAEAEGGWSSREEQLLLDAIEQFGFGNWEDMAAHVGASRTPQEVMEHYVSMYIHGNLGKACIPDTIPNRVTDHTCPSGGPLSPSLTTPLPPLDISVAEQQQLGYMPLRDDYEIEYDQDAETLISGLSVNYDDDDVEIELKRAHVDMYVRKLKERQRRKNIARDYNLVPAFLGKDKKDKEKTPKRKITKEEKELRLKLRPLYQFMSCKEFEDFFENMHKERILRAKIRELQRYRRNGITKMEESAEYEAARHKREKRKENKNIASSKRGKEDGKEGEFAAIENLPGFELLSDREKVLCSSLNLSPARYVTVKTIIIKDHLQKRQGIPSKSRLPSYLDKVLKKRILNFLTESGWISRDAS from the exons ATGGCGGAGCTGGGCAAGAAGTACTGCGTGTACTGCCTGGCCGAGGTGAGCTCCCTGCGCTTCCGCTGCACCGAGTGCGCCGACATCGAGCTGTGCCCCGAGTGCTTCGCGGCCGGCGCCGAGATCGGCCCGCACCGCCGATGGCACGGCTACCAGCTGGTGGACGGCGGCCGCTTCACGCTGTGGGGCGCCGAGGCGGAGGGCGGCTGGAGCAGCCgcgaggagcagctgctgctggacgCCATCGAGCAGTTCGGCTTCGGCAACTGG GAGGACATGGCTGCTCACGTGGGAGCCTCCCGGACGCCGCAGGAGGTGATGGAACACTACGTGAGCATGTACATCCATGGCAACCTGGGGAAGGCCTGCATCCCCGACACGATCCCCAACCGAGTGACGGATCACACGTGTCCGAGCGGCGGCCCGCTTTCTCCGAGCTTGACCACGCCGCTCCCGCCGCTGGATATATCggtggctgagcagcagcagctgggctaCATGCCGCTCCGGGACGACTACGAGATCGAATACGATCAAGACGCTGAGACTCTGATCAGCGGCCTTTCGGTGAACTATGACGACGATGACGTGGAGATAGAGTTGAAAAGAGCCCACGTAGACATGTACGTGAGAAAACTCAAGGAGAGGCAGCGGCGGAAGAACATCGCGCGAGACTATAACTTGGTGCCCGCCTTTCTGGGGAAGGATAAAAAGGACAAGGAGAAAACTCCCAAACGAAAGATCacaaaagaagagaaggagtTGAGGCTGAAACTGAGGCCCCTGTACCAGTTCATGTCCTGTAAGGAGTTTGAGGACTTCTTTGAGAACATGCACAAGGAGAGAATACTTCGAGCAAAGATTCGGGAACTGCAGCGGTACCGCCGCAATGGAATCACCAAAATGGAGGAGTCGGCAGAGTATGAGGCAGCCAGGCACAAAcgggaaaagaggaaggagaacaaaaacataGCCAGTTCCaagagggggaaggaagacGGTAAAGAAGGTGAATTTGCTGCCATTGAAAACCTGCCTGGCTTTGAACTCTTATCGGACAGGGAAAaagtgctctgcagctctctaAACTTGAGTCCTGCGCGTTACGTGACTGTGAAAACCATAATCATTAAAGACCATCTTCAAAAAAGACAAGGAATCCCTTCAAAGAGTCGCCTTCCCAGTTACTTAGATAAGGTACtgaagaaaaggattttaaacTTTCTAACAGAAAGCGGTTGGATATCCCGAGATGCTTCATGA
- the GRPEL1 gene encoding grpE protein homolog 1, mitochondrial produces the protein MAAVAARGALRSRSPLLGWALRTSPRLLCVATQQKNPGQNVDEEQSQSHNEQKAEASPAEKMLTEEKAKLEEQLKEVTDKYKRALADAENVRQRSQKLVEEAKLYGIQSFCKDLLEVADILEKATESVPKEEIKDENPHLKSLYEGLVMTEVQIQKVFKKHGLLRLNPVGAKFDPYEHEALFHAPMEGKEPGTIALVSKIGYKLHGRTLRPALVGVVKDA, from the exons ATGGCGGCGGTGGCGGCCCGGGGCGCGCTGCGCTCGCGCTCCCcgctgctgggctgggcgcTGAG GACATCTCCACGACTGCTCTGTGTGGCGACACAACAGAAAAACCCCGGCCAGAATGTGGATGAGGAGCAGAGTCAGAGCCACAACGAGCAGAAGGCTGAAGCCAGCCCCGCTGAAAAAATGCTAACTGAGGAAAAGGCcaagctggaggagcagctgaaagaaGTCACG gacAAGTACAAGCGTGCCTTGGCAGATGCAGAAAATGTGAGGCAAAGAAGCCAGAAACTAGTAGAAGAGGCGAAGTTATATG GGATTCAGAGCTTCTGTAAGGACTTACTAGAAGTTGCAGACATTTTggagaaagcaacagaaagtgttccaaaagaagaaattaaggaTGAAAATCCTCACCTGAAGAGCTTGTATGAGGGTCTTGTCATGACAGAAGTACAGATTCAGAAAGTGTTCAAAAAACATGGCCTGCTCAGACTGAATCCTGTCGGAGCCAAGTTTGATCCCTACGAACACGAAGCATTGTTCCACGCTCCCAtggaggggaaggagccggGCACTATCGCATTAGTATCCAAGATTGGCTATAAGCTGCACGGGCGTACGCTGCGGCCTGCCTTGGTGGGTGTTGTGAAAGACGCTTAG